One Paenibacillus riograndensis SBR5 DNA segment encodes these proteins:
- a CDS encoding IS110 family RNA-guided transposase has translation MDAIRERCAGLDIHQETVVVCLLSGPLEKKPKSVIETFGTTTRELLRLQEWLEQQGCTEIAMESTGVFWKPVWNILESTCTITLANPQRIRNMPGKKTDVKDAEWIAKLHRCGLIEGSFVPDEPIRDLRDLTRYLRKLKQNATQEKNRIHKILQDANIKLTTYVSDLFGVSGRALLDSIVNGEVLEVHEVRKLVHTRLKMKVPSLVEAMNGRLRLHHRKMIRRHWDHLQYLESEMQTLEAEIEELVQPYRKEIELLDTIPGVSTDAAASIVAELGTDVSPFPSEAHLASWVGVCPANHESAGKKKVKRTNAGTEV, from the coding sequence ATGGATGCCATTCGTGAACGCTGTGCCGGGTTGGATATTCATCAGGAGACGGTGGTGGTTTGTCTACTGAGTGGCCCCCTGGAGAAGAAACCCAAGTCCGTGATCGAGACGTTTGGAACCACGACCCGCGAGCTTTTGAGATTACAGGAGTGGCTGGAGCAGCAGGGATGTACCGAGATTGCCATGGAAAGTACAGGGGTCTTTTGGAAACCCGTGTGGAACATTCTAGAAAGCACCTGTACGATCACGCTGGCCAACCCGCAACGCATCCGCAATATGCCCGGGAAGAAGACCGACGTCAAGGATGCCGAGTGGATCGCCAAGCTCCACCGCTGCGGCTTGATTGAGGGAAGCTTTGTCCCGGACGAGCCCATCCGCGATTTGCGTGACCTTACCCGGTATCTGCGCAAGCTTAAGCAAAACGCGACGCAAGAAAAGAACCGGATTCACAAAATTCTACAAGATGCCAACATTAAACTGACCACGTATGTCTCCGATCTTTTTGGCGTTTCCGGTCGTGCGCTACTGGACTCGATTGTGAATGGCGAAGTGCTGGAGGTGCATGAGGTCCGCAAGCTGGTGCATACCCGGCTGAAGATGAAGGTGCCTTCACTGGTCGAAGCGATGAACGGCCGACTACGTCTGCATCACCGGAAGATGATCCGGCGTCATTGGGATCATTTGCAGTATCTGGAGAGTGAAATGCAGACGTTGGAAGCTGAAATTGAGGAACTGGTGCAACCATACAGGAAGGAAATTGAACTGCTGGATACCATTCCAGGCGTGAGCACGGATGCCGCGGCGAGCATCGTGGCGGAACTGGGTACCGACGTGTCTCCTTTTCCAAGTGAAGCTCATCTGGCCTCTTGGGTCGGGGTGTGTCCAGCCAACCATGAGAGCGCCGGTAAAAAAAAAGTAAAAAGAACCAACGCGGGAACCGAGGTCTGA
- a CDS encoding M48 family metallopeptidase, giving the protein MQIQLGDQTLQLHVQYGKQKKISLQIDMVGLIIVKAPTGASEEMIRSAVERHGEWILESLRRNAAARRLPAPKEYQGEDKFLYLGKEYLLHELINTSEQDVEKLKLELKKFYFASLKKIVAGRIPRYQAVLKVKPKSIEIVESRTKWGSCSADKKLTFNYRLAMAPMEVIDYVIIHELCHLLHMNHDRSFWRRLGSVMPDYREKGAFLARQGQFMTL; this is encoded by the coding sequence ATGCAGATTCAACTCGGGGATCAGACCCTGCAGCTTCATGTTCAATATGGCAAACAGAAAAAAATCTCCCTGCAGATTGATATGGTGGGGCTTATTATAGTTAAGGCGCCTACAGGCGCAAGTGAAGAAATGATCCGCAGCGCAGTAGAGCGGCATGGTGAATGGATTCTGGAGAGTCTGCGCAGAAATGCGGCGGCCCGCCGGCTCCCGGCTCCGAAGGAATACCAGGGGGAAGATAAATTCCTGTACCTGGGGAAGGAGTATCTGCTGCATGAATTGATTAACACGAGTGAGCAGGACGTAGAGAAGCTGAAGCTTGAGCTGAAAAAGTTCTATTTTGCCAGCCTGAAAAAGATTGTCGCCGGGCGGATCCCCCGTTATCAAGCGGTGCTGAAGGTGAAACCCAAATCCATTGAAATCGTTGAATCCCGGACCAAATGGGGGAGCTGCAGCGCGGATAAAAAGCTGACCTTCAACTACCGGCTCGCCATGGCGCCGATGGAAGTCATTGACTATGTAATCATTCATGAATTGTGCCATCTGCTGCATATGAATCATGACCGGTCCTTTTGGCGCCGTCTCGGCAGCGTGATGCCGGATTACAGGGAGAAGGGGGCTTTTCTCGCGCGGCAGGGGCAGTTTATGACGCTTTAG
- a CDS encoding GNAT family N-acetyltransferase — MEPDQIEPILLNIPGSFTSSRLLIRAAQWGDGDAVNEAVHESLAELRPWMPWAQIAPTAEESEASIRRSHLQFLERKDLRLLLFNKETGQLVGSSGLHRIDWQTRKFEIGYWVRTSCSRQGYISEAVTAIADYAIRELGANRIEIRCDSRNTQSARVAERLGFTLEGIIRNDKRDVAGTLRDTLLFSKVRGVEY; from the coding sequence ATGGAACCAGATCAGATAGAGCCGATTTTATTGAATATTCCCGGGAGCTTCACAAGCAGCCGTTTGCTGATCCGTGCAGCACAATGGGGAGACGGGGATGCTGTTAACGAGGCCGTACACGAAAGTCTTGCAGAATTGCGTCCATGGATGCCCTGGGCACAAATAGCTCCCACTGCTGAAGAATCTGAAGCCAGCATCCGGCGGTCACATTTGCAGTTCCTGGAGCGTAAAGATCTTAGACTGCTTTTATTTAATAAGGAAACAGGACAGCTTGTGGGCAGCAGCGGCTTGCACCGGATAGACTGGCAGACGCGCAAGTTCGAAATCGGGTATTGGGTACGGACATCGTGCAGCAGACAAGGGTATATTAGCGAGGCGGTAACTGCGATTGCAGATTACGCAATTAGGGAGCTAGGGGCGAACCGGATCGAAATCCGGTGTGACTCACGCAATACACAGAGTGCACGCGTAGCTGAGCGTCTGGGCTTCACCCTGGAAGGCATTATACGTAATGACAAGCGGGATGTGGCGGGAACACTGAGAGATACCCTGCTTTTTTCCAAGGTCCGGGGAGTGGAGTACTAA
- a CDS encoding asparagine synthase-related protein: MSAIAGIYHLQHQPLDPKQGPDLMQQLSRYPADEIRTWQSTDVFLGCLSQWVTPQSLGETLPYYDSMRKLAITADAIIDNREELFERLQVPRGDRVSMPDSLLILLAYEKWGEQAPVYLVGDFAFMIWDERKRALFGARDFSGNRTLYFLRSGGLLSFCTVIHPLLSMPGADRTLNERWASEFLAIHTRTDVSDQYSTVYQSIEQLPPSHSISVSGGNILFSRYCTLQAPPELRLRSDQEYEEAFREVFGQAVRDRLRTFRAVGANLSGGLDSGSVVSFAAGELRRQGQPLHTFSSYPVDNFVDFNIGKRIADERPYIQETIDYVGNIQPNFLNFPDLSPYSEIDEWLDIMEMPYKFIENSYWLKGIFEQAQMKNIGVLLSGQRGNWTISWGPALDYQAKLIREFRWISFYRENRKYNESMGANRRKVFQIVGKKAFPSLTGLLPAKHEAPPDLIHPDFARRTDVDERLKALGINSGSSQTIYDIRRKHFEQPHVWNVNGTIATKLSLKYRVWDRDPTNDLRVIRFCLSVPESQYVQQGVDRSLIRRAMKGLLPDEVRLNRKRRGVQGADGIYRMLPKWDAFIQELREMIQDPRTSAYLNNTGLAGCLDRLGSEPAPNMIFNSDFRLLTRGLVFYRFLKRLS; encoded by the coding sequence ATGAGCGCGATTGCGGGAATCTATCATTTACAGCATCAACCTCTGGACCCTAAGCAGGGACCTGATCTTATGCAGCAGCTCAGCCGCTATCCGGCCGATGAGATCAGGACATGGCAGAGCACGGATGTATTCCTGGGCTGCCTGTCGCAGTGGGTCACGCCACAATCCCTCGGAGAGACGCTTCCTTACTATGATTCTATGCGGAAGCTGGCTATTACGGCCGACGCTATTATTGATAACCGTGAAGAGTTGTTCGAACGGCTTCAGGTGCCGCGCGGGGATAGAGTCTCTATGCCGGACAGTCTGCTTATTTTGCTGGCCTATGAGAAATGGGGCGAGCAGGCACCGGTCTATCTGGTCGGTGACTTTGCCTTTATGATCTGGGATGAACGGAAGCGGGCGCTGTTCGGGGCCAGAGACTTCTCGGGGAACCGCACGTTGTACTTTCTCCGGTCCGGCGGGCTGTTATCTTTTTGTACTGTCATTCATCCGCTCCTGTCGATGCCGGGGGCAGACCGGACACTGAATGAGCGGTGGGCCTCCGAGTTCCTGGCGATCCATACGCGGACCGATGTTTCGGACCAGTACTCCACAGTCTATCAGTCCATCGAACAACTGCCGCCGTCCCATTCGATTTCCGTAAGCGGCGGTAATATCCTATTCTCCCGCTACTGTACACTGCAGGCTCCGCCCGAGCTGCGCCTGCGGTCAGATCAGGAGTATGAGGAAGCCTTCCGTGAGGTGTTCGGGCAAGCGGTCCGGGACAGGCTCCGGACGTTTCGCGCGGTTGGAGCCAACCTTAGCGGAGGCCTCGATTCCGGATCGGTAGTCAGCTTCGCCGCTGGAGAGCTTCGCCGCCAGGGCCAGCCGCTGCATACCTTCAGTTCTTATCCGGTGGATAACTTTGTCGATTTCAACATCGGCAAACGTATCGCCGACGAGCGTCCCTATATCCAGGAAACCATCGATTATGTCGGGAATATTCAGCCTAACTTTTTGAATTTTCCCGATCTGAGCCCTTACAGTGAAATTGATGAGTGGCTGGATATTATGGAGATGCCTTATAAATTTATTGAAAATTCCTATTGGCTCAAAGGGATCTTTGAGCAGGCGCAAATGAAGAACATTGGCGTGCTGCTCAGCGGACAGAGAGGCAACTGGACCATTTCTTGGGGCCCTGCACTGGATTATCAGGCCAAGCTGATTCGTGAATTCCGCTGGATCTCCTTTTACCGGGAAAACCGGAAGTACAATGAGTCGATGGGGGCAAACCGCAGAAAAGTATTTCAAATTGTCGGCAAAAAAGCCTTCCCGTCGCTGACCGGGCTGCTGCCGGCTAAGCACGAAGCTCCGCCTGATCTGATTCACCCTGATTTCGCAAGGCGTACAGATGTGGACGAACGGCTTAAGGCGCTGGGGATTAACAGTGGCTCTTCCCAGACCATCTACGATATCCGGCGCAAGCATTTTGAACAGCCGCATGTCTGGAATGTGAATGGGACGATAGCGACAAAGCTGTCACTGAAATACCGGGTGTGGGATCGTGATCCCACGAATGATCTGCGGGTTATCCGTTTCTGCCTGTCCGTGCCGGAAAGCCAGTATGTGCAGCAGGGGGTGGACCGCTCGCTGATCCGCAGAGCGATGAAGGGGCTGCTGCCGGACGAGGTGCGTCTGAACCGGAAACGGCGCGGTGTCCAGGGGGCGGACGGGATTTACCGGATGCTTCCGAAGTGGGACGCTTTTATTCAGGAGCTTAGAGAGATGATCCAAGACCCCCGCACCTCTGCTTACCTCAACAATACCGGGCTCGCCGGATGTTTGGACCGGCTGGGTAGTGAGCCCGCACCAAATATGATTTTCAACTCGGATTTTCGCCTTCTGACACGTGGACTTGTGTTTTACCGTTTTCTGAAGCGTTTGTCCTGA
- a CDS encoding paeninodin family lasso peptide: protein MKKEYSKPALEVLDVKMTMAGPGVAIVDAFQDDPDEVQHYS, encoded by the coding sequence ATGAAAAAGGAATACAGCAAGCCTGCATTGGAAGTACTCGATGTGAAAATGACTATGGCTGGACCTGGTGTTGCTATCGTCGACGCGTTCCAAGATGATCCGGATGAAGTACAACACTACTCCTAG